In Corythoichthys intestinalis isolate RoL2023-P3 chromosome 4, ASM3026506v1, whole genome shotgun sequence, a genomic segment contains:
- the LOC130914315 gene encoding leucine-rich repeat and immunoglobulin-like domain-containing nogo receptor-interacting protein 1, with the protein MFVESVVRWAAWGILIQTGLGVTAGGCPPRCSCRPETKEVICSGKHFTSIPDGFSGDARRVDLSYNKIRTVGRRQFYNLHELQDLDLSENMISMIEVEAFQGLQNLRTLRIKNNRLKILPVGVFSGLSDLRFLDLSQNELLVFLDYTFRETVNLQTLDADENDLVFVSQRAFYGLQSLQELHIDRSNLTSIPTEALSQLQSLTYLRMLRLTISALPNNAFRRLHRLRTLILANWPSLDTVASNSLVGLNLTALVISGCNLSTVPYSALRHLVYLRFLDLSYNPITVIQGNLLRDLVRLQELHLAGGNLLRIDPGAFKGLASLRMLNLTSNQLTTFEENTLHSVGNLQVLRLDGNPLSCDCRLLWVVRRRLRLNFDGRQPTCSSPETVRQREFRDFSEKELPRLFTCRPARILDRRPQEARVEDGTTVLFSCKAEGDPAPSITWISSHKNVVTPVGRIRVLPNGTLEVRFAQVHDSGIYQCQASNAAGNDSISVGLYVKGGSRNRTIPFFTEEDWSEPPIPQATNSSAQMAKPYPFDAKTLIIATTMGFLSFLSSVAICFIFMFFWSQSKGQIKHTATIDFVPRSSMGGGGDGGDGGRFTMKLI; encoded by the coding sequence ATGTTTGTGGAGTCTGTGGTTCGATGGGCGGCGTGGGGCATCCTGATCCAGACGGGACTGGGCGTCACCGCAGGAGGTTGTCCTCCTCGCTGTTCGTGTCGGCCAGAAACGAAGGAAGTCATCTGCTCCGGCAAACATTTCACCTCCATCCCAGACGGCTTTTCTGGCGATGCGAGACGTGTGGATTTATCCTACAACAAGATTCGGACCGTGGGACGCCGCCAGTTCTATAACCTCCATGAACTTCAAGATCTGGACCTGAGTGAGAATATGATCTCTATGATCGAGGTGGAAGCTTTCCAAGGACTCCAGAATCTCAGGACGCTTCGGATTAAGAacaatcgactgaaaatcctcCCTGTTGGAGTTTTCTCCGGCCTGTCCGATCTACGGTTTTTGGATCTGAGCCAGAATGAGCTCCTCGTCTTCTTAGACTACACCTTCAGAGAAACGGTGAACCTGCAGACGCTGGATGCCGACGAGAACGACTTGGTGTTTGTCTCGCAGCGAGCTTTTTACGGTCTGCAGAGTTTGCAGGAGCTCCACATCGATCGCAGTAATTTGACTTCCATTCCTACTGAGGCGCTGTCTCAGCTCCAGAGCCTCACGTATCTCCGCATGCTCCGACTGACCATTTCCGCACTGCCCAACAACGCTTTCCGCCGCCTGCACCGGCTACGCACCCTCATCTTGGCGAACTGGCCATCATTGGACACGGTGGCTAGCAACAGCCTGGTCGGACTCAACCTGACCGCTTTGGTCATCAGCGGGTGCAACCTCAGCACGGTGCCGTACTCGGCTTTGCGGCACTTGGTTTACCTGCGCTTCCTGGATCTGTCCTACAACCCAATCACCGTTATTCAAGGTAATCTATTGCGGGACCTTGTCAGACTCCAGGAGTTGCACTTAGCTGGGGGGAACCTGCTGCGGATAGATCCTGGAGCCTTCAAGGGCCTCGCCTCACTCCGCATGCTCAACTTGACATCCAACCAGCTCACCACTTTCGAGGAAAACACGTTGCATTCGGTGGGGAACCTCCAGGTGCTGAGGTTAGACGGAAACCCTCTTTCCTGTGACTGCCGTCTGCTCTGGGTGGTCCGTCGGCGATTACGCTTGAACTTTGACGGACGTCAGCCCACGTGCTCATCCCCCGAGACGGTAAGGCAGCGAGAATTTAGAGACTTTTCCGAAAAAGAGCTGCCAAGACTGTTCACTTGCCGGCCCGCTCGGATCCTGGACCGTAGGCCCCAGGAGGCCAGAGTGGAGGACGGAACCACGGTTCTCTTCTCCTGCAAGGCCGAAGGGGATCCCGCTCCATCCATTACCTGGATCTCCTCCCACAAGAATGTGGTTACGCCGGTGGGAAGAATCAGAGTCCTACCCAACGGTACTCTAGAGGTGCGGTTTGCGCAGGTCCACGACAGCGGCATCTATCAGTGTCAGGCCAGCAACGCTGCTGGGAATGACAGCATATCAGTTGGCCTCTATGTGAAGGGAGGCTCGCGCAACCGGACCATCCCGTTCTTCACCGAAGAGGACTGGTCGGAGCCTCCGATCCCCCAAGCTACTAACTCTTCAGCCCAAATGGCCAAGCCATACCCCTTTGACGCAAAGACGCTGATCATCGCCACCACCATGGGTTTCCTATCCTTCCTCAGCTCGGTggccatttgctttattttcatgTTCTTCTGGAGCCAAAGCAAAGGCCAaatcaaacacacagccaccaTCGACTTTGTTCCTCGCTCCTCCATGGGTGGTGGAGGGGACGGCGGGGATGGCGGCAGGTTCACCATGAAACTTATCTAA